A stretch of the Halococcus hamelinensis 100A6 genome encodes the following:
- a CDS encoding gamma carbonic anhydrase family protein: protein MVIRSFEGTTPDVHESARVDETAVVIGDVTIEAEASVWPHVTLRGDSGAIVVREGANVQDNAVCHEGCEIGSGATIGHTAIVHAATVGERAMVGMSATVLDGAQVGSEALVAAGSVVTEGTEVPPRTLVAGTPAETKTEVEDSPWTHAGEHYVELAKRHERSSERVE from the coding sequence ATGGTCATCCGATCGTTCGAGGGCACCACACCCGACGTCCACGAGTCCGCCCGCGTCGACGAGACCGCGGTCGTCATCGGCGACGTCACGATCGAAGCCGAGGCGAGCGTCTGGCCGCACGTCACGCTCCGCGGTGATTCGGGCGCGATCGTGGTCCGCGAGGGCGCGAACGTCCAGGACAACGCGGTCTGTCACGAGGGTTGTGAGATCGGTTCTGGTGCAACCATCGGCCACACCGCCATCGTCCACGCGGCGACGGTCGGCGAGCGCGCGATGGTCGGGATGAGTGCCACAGTGCTCGACGGTGCACAGGTCGGGAGCGAGGCGCTCGTGGCCGCCGGGAGTGTCGTCACCGAAGGGACCGAGGTTCCTCCACGTACGCTGGTCGCCGGCACACCAGCCGAGACCAAGACGGAGGTCGAGGACTCGCCGTGGACCCACGCCGGCGAGCACTACGTCGAACTCGCGAAACGCCACGAGCGCTCGTCCGAGCGGGTCGAGTAG